From the genome of Salvelinus namaycush isolate Seneca unplaced genomic scaffold, SaNama_1.0 Scaffold3584, whole genome shotgun sequence:
aagatatgattcCCTTatcgatgtcacttgttaaatccacttcgatcagtgtagatgaaagggggGAGGAGgcaggattgtgtatgtgtgccattcagagggtgcgaagacaaaagatttaagtcccTTTTGAACAGGGTGTATGGGTAAATAGGTGCCATGCGCAGCAGTTTATAGTGTTCACTGCAGCACTGCtggggtttttcacgctcaacagtttcctgtttgtatcaagaacggtccaccagcCAAAAGGACatgcagccaacttgacacaactgtgggaagcattggagtcaacatgggaccAACGTCCCTGTGGAGCGCTTTCTTGTAGCGGCCATGATGCCCTTACGAATTAGAGGTTGTTaggaaaggtgttcctaatgttttggtacactcagtgtctACACACAGCAGCCAATCAGCAtgtcaacacaacacacagcagcCAATCAGCACATCTACACAACACACAGCAGCCAATCAGCACGTCTACACAACACACAGCAGCCAATCAGCatgtctacacacaacacacagcagcCAATCAGCACGTCTACACAACACACAGCAGCCAATCAGCACGTCTACACAACACACAGCAGCCAATCAGCACGTCTACACAACACACAGCGGCCAATCAGCATGTCTACACAACACACAGCAGCCAATCAGCatgtctacacacaacacacagcggCCAATCAGCATGTCTACACAACACACAGCGGCCAATCAGCATGTCTACACAACACACAGCAGCCAATCAGCATGTCTACATGTCTACACAGCCAATCATGAGTGTTTTAGTCTCAGTACTGTGATGTCATTACATACACCTTGTTAGAACTTTTCTCTCTGATTTTGATTGGCTGATTCTTTGATGTATTGATTGATGTGTTGCCACGGCAGCCGCGGGGCCTGACGCTGGCGCGTATCGAGGGACCAGAGACCGAGGAGGTGAcggttagagaggagggagagtgtgagATCATTCCGTCTACCGACGTACGGTACCCGCCAGGCTCCACCAACACACTGAACAACCAGTGGCTCCTCATAGGTAACTACCCGCCAGGCTCCACCAACACACTGAACAACCAGTGGCTCCTCATAGGTAACTACCCGCCAGGCTCCACCAACACACTGAACAACCAGTGGCTCCTCATAGGTAACTACCCGCCAGGCTCCACCAACACACTGAACAACCAGTGGCTCCTCATAAGTAACTACCTACCAGGCTCCACCAACACACTGAACAACCAGTGGCTCCTCATAGGTAACTACCCGCCAGGCTCCACCAACACACTGAACAACCAGTGGCTCCTCATAGGTAACTACCCGCCAGGCTCCACCAACACACTGAACAACCAGTGGCTCCTCATAGGTAACTACCCGCCAGGCTCCACCAACACACTGAACAACCAGTGGCTCCTCATAGGTAACTACCCGCCAGGCTCCACCAACACACTGAACAACCAGTGGCTCCTCATAGGTAACTACCCACCAGGCTCCACCAACACACTGAACAACCAGTGGCTCCTCATAGGTAACTACCCACCAGGCTCCACCAACACACTGAACAACCAGTGGCTCCTCATAGGTAACTACCCACCAGGCTCCACCAACACACTGAACAACCAGTGGCTCCTCATAGGTAACTACCCACCAGGCTCCACCAACACACTGAACAACCAGTGGCTCCTCATAGGTAACTACCCGCCAGGCTCCACCAACACACTGAACAACCAGTGGCTCCTCATAGGTAACTACCCGCCAGGCTCCACCAACACACTGAACAACCAGTGGCTCCTCATAGGTAACTACCCACCAGGCTCCACCAACACACTGAACAACCAGTGGCTCCTCATAGGTAACTACCCGCCAGGCTCCACCAACACACTGAACAACCAGTGGCTCCTCATAGGTAACTACCCGCCAGGCTCCACCAACACACTGAACAACCAGTGGCTCCTCATAGGTAACTACCCGCCAGGCTCCACCAACACACTGAACAACCAGTGGCTCCTCATAGGTAACTACCCGCCAGGCTCCACCAACACACTGAACAACCAGTGGCTCCTCATAGGTAACTACCCGCCAGGCTCCACCAACACACTGAACAACCAGTGGCTCCTCATAGGTAACTACCCACCAGGCTCCACCAACACACTGAACAACCAGTGGCTCCTCATAGGTAACTACCCACCAGGCTCCACCAACACACTGAACAACCAGTGGCTCCTCATAGGTAACTACCCACCAGGCTCCACCAACACACTGAACAACCAGTGGCTCCTCATAGGTAACTACCCGCCAGGCTCCACCAACACACTGAACAACCAGTGGCTCCTCATAGGTAACTACCCGCCAGGCTCCACCAACACACTGAACAACCAGTGGCTCCTCATAGGTAACTACCCACCAGGCTCCACCAACACACTGAACAACCAGTGGCTCCTCATAGGTAACTACCCGCCAGGCTCCACCAACACACTGAACAACCAGTGGCTCCTCATAGGTAACTACCCGCCAGGCTCCACCAACACACTGAACAACCAGTGGCTCCTCATAGGTAACTACTCACCAGGCTCCACCAACACACTAACCACACAGAGACACCAGACACACTAACCACACAGAGACACCGGACACACTAACCACACAGAGACACCAGACACACAATTCAAAAGTCCTCATATTGATGTCATCGTTaatgtctccctgtctctgtctctgtctctctccctgtctctctcgctctctgtctctctctgtctctcgctctctctttcttatcAGGACACCATGAGTTACCcccggtagcccacaccaccatgTTGAGAGACTTCCCGGTAAACCTGCAGCGTTCCGGTGATAACGTTATCCCGACCCGGTCTCAGAACAACCGCTATACAGACAATCCTGTAAGTTACAACACCTGACCCCTGACCTGtaacctgaacccccactcacatacagaccatcctgtgagttacaacccccttacccctgacctctgacctctaacctgaacccccactcacatactgaccatcctgtGAGTTACAACCCCCTTACCCCttacccctgacctctgacctctaacctgaacccccactcacatactgaccatcctgtgagttataaccccctgacctctaacctgaacccccactcacatactgaccatcctgtgagttacaacccccttacccctgacctctaatcgctgacctctaacctgaacccccactcacatactgaccatcctgtgagttacaaccccctgacctctaacctgaacccccactcacatactgaccatccagtgagttacaaccccctgacctctaacctgaacccccactcacatactgaccatcctgtgagttacaaccctctgacctctaacctgaacccccactcacatactgaccatcctgtgagttacaaccccctgacctctaacctgaacccccactcacatactggccatcctgtgagttacaaccccctgacctctaacctgaacccccactcacatactgaccatcctgtgagttacaaccccctgacctctaacctctgacctctaacctgaacccccactcacatactgaccatcctgtgagttacaaccccctgacctctaacctgaacccccactcacatacagaccatcctgtgagttacgacccctgacctctaacctgaacccccactcacatacagaccatcctgtgagttacaaccccctgacctctaacctgaacccccactcacatactgaccatcctgtgagttacaaccccctgacctctaacctgaacccccactcacatacagaccatcctgtgagttacaaccccctgacctctaacctgaacccccactcacatactgaccatcctgtgagttacaaccccctgacccctgacctctaacctgaacccccactcacatactgaccatcctgtgagttacaaccccctgacctctaacctgaacccccactcacatactgaccatcctgtgagttacaaccccctgacctctaacctgaacccccactcacatactgaccatcctgtgagttacaaccccctgacccctgacctctaatcgctgacctctaacctgaacccccactcacatacagaccatcctgtgagttacaaccccctgacctctaacctgaacccccactcacatactgaccatcctgtgagttacaaccccctgacccctgacctctaatcgctgacctctaacctgaacccccactcacatactgaccatcctgtgagttacaaccccctgacccctgacctctaacctgaacccccactcacatactgaccatcctgtgagttacaacccctgacctctaacctgaacccccactcacatactgaccatcctgtgagttacaaccccctgacccctgacctctaacctgaacccccactcacatactgaccatcctgtGAGCTACaaccccctgacccctgacctgaacccccactcacatactgaccatcctgtgagttacaaccccctgacctctaacctgaacccccactcacatactgaccatcctgtgagttacaaccccctgacctctaacctgaacccccactcacatactgaccatcctgtgagttacaaccccctgacctctaacctgaacccccactcacatactgaccatcctgtgagttacaaccccctgacctctaacctgaacccccactcacatactggccatcctgtgagttacaaccccctgacctctaacctgaacccccactcacatactggccatcctgtgagttacaaccccctgacctctaacctgaacccccactcacatactgatcatcctgtgagttacaaccccctgacctctaacctgaacccccactcacatactgaccatcctgtgagttacaaccccctgacctctaacctgaacccccactcacatactgaccatcctgtgagttacaaccccctgacctctaacctgaacccccactcacatactgaccatcctgtgagttacgacccctgacctctaacctgaacccccactcacatactggccatcctgtgagttacaaccccctgacctctaacctgaacccccactcacatacagaccatcctgtgagttacaaccccctgacctctaacctgaacccccactcacatactgaccatcctgtgagttacaaccccctgacctctaacctgaacccccactcacatacagaccatcctgtgagttacaaccccctgacctctaacctgaacccccactcacatacagaccatcctgtgagttacaaccccctgacctctaacctgaacccccactcacatactgaccatcctgtgagttacaaccccctgacctctaacctgaacccccactcacatacagaccatcctgtgagttacaaccccctgacctctaacctgaacccccactcacatacagaccatcctgtgagttacaaccctctgacctctaacctgaacccccactcacatactgaccatcctgtgagttacaacacctgacctctaacctgaacccccactcacatacagaccatcctgtgagttacaacccccttacccctgacctctaatcgctgacctctaacctgaacccccactcacatactgaccatcctgtgagttacaaccccctgacctctaacctgaacccccactcacatactgaccatcctgtgagttacaaccccctgacctctaacctgaacccccactcacatactgaTCATCCTGTGAGCTAcaaccccctgacctctaacctgaacccccactcacatactgaccatcctgtgagttacaaccccctgacctctaacctgaacccccactcacatacagaccatcctgtgagttacaaccccctgacccctgacctctaacctgaacccccactcacatactgaccatcctgtgagttacaaccccctgacccctgacctctaacctgaacccccactcacatacagaccatcctgtgagttacaaccccctgacctctaacctgaacccccactcacatactgaccatcctgtgagttacaaccccctgacctctaacctgaacccccactcacatact
Proteins encoded in this window:
- the LOC120040510 gene encoding putative uncharacterized protein DDB_G0286901, which translates into the protein MAHLVSSGDGLVVTVDRESGDVLWMQNYGSPVVGVYLYSQDSLRHAPHLSVAMETLRYLTFSSHDTHTMKWSYQFVTEQASTHTQLVPTLYVGKLDSHLYASTSLVHDGVSLVPRGLTLARIEGPETEEVTVREEGECEIIPSTDVRYPPGSTNTLNNQWLLIGNYPPGSTNTLNNQWLLIGNYPPGSTNTLNNQWLLIGNYPPGSTNTLNNQWLLISNYLPGSTNTLNNQWLLIGNYPPGSTNTLNNQWLLIGNYPPGSTNTLNNQWLLIGNYPPGSTNTLNNQWLLIGNYPPGSTNTLNNQWLLIGNYPPGSTNTLNNQWLLIGNYPPGSTNTLNNQWLLIGNYPPGSTNTLNNQWLLIGNYPPGSTNTLNNQWLLIGNYPPGSTNTLNNQWLLIGNYPPGSTNTLNNQWLLIGNYPPGSTNTLNNQWLLIGNYPPGSTNTLNNQWLLIGNYPPGSTNTLNNQWLLIGNYPPGSTNTLNNQWLLIGNYPPGSTNTLNNQWLLIGNYPPGSTNTLNNQWLLIGNYPPGSTNTLNNQWLLIGNYPPGSTNTLNNQWLLIGNYPPGSTNTLNNQWLLIGNYPPGSTNTLNNQWLLIGNYPPGSTNTLNNQWLLIGNYPPGSTNTLNNQWLLIGNYPPGSTNTLNNQWLLIGNYPPGSTNTLNNQWLLIGHHELPPVAHTTMLRDFPVNLQRSGDNVIPTRSQNNRYTDNPFQSVGHGGGGGRGSGPGGSRRTQAGSRSGLSSVLPDYIYQDPVTVMILSLLLGGWLAFALTYPQ